From Nonlabens sp. Ci31, the proteins below share one genomic window:
- a CDS encoding ABC transporter permease — MLHNFKTALQTERIKIKRSGIFTLGFILALIMPLLYFTIQIIQGDMYNDRIVDTNFYFHFYKNPLAGLTGFFLPLLIIITASKIAQIDHKNKGWQLMEMQPISKLSIYFSKFLILCFNVFLTVLLYTVASLFFAWLYHTFSDVHESYDMSLPLSEIGYASIKVFVASLAILAFQYALSVIISGFIWSLVIGFAMLLAQLFLSSFQIDLRWYPHNFLFVSGMNPTGGLLGSFFLPAEWLSMVYTVFFLFVGYHWYRFKGFYSAFAKAVPRAITSLLILAVCSGLAYYLIMPKTLEAFDKTVVKGTISSDKNFKNIYVRDIMTQDTMAVIAVKNNKFRHEFKEELAPQFYNIQFDKYNAIDIFMGANDSIQLKETLYGKDASVSVLGTRISENKQQIFYGTTGFSYVGYQIENNSSLEKVAYYMKEIYSEYEEDLSELKNSISVDHIKAREDFLNRSKKLIAVKHINKWNNYLKKKAIYNPEVPVVLTPDMNVLLSSVSYTDDALLSDRLYFDFIKNHLADSNKEAIDQGKTNLELIADLEEGTFKNKMLFTEIRSQLNDQVKIAQRDSIFNAFAAVVTNDSYRDILDYQRKSLNKLSRGVEAVDFLSMDKDGKQYTLADFKGKYVLIDSWASWCGPCKAQEPYYVKKMIKYRKENIVFVSMNMDEKESNWLEDLTEMNTEIVQLRPLNVDAYGALYNIDSIPRYILIAPDGTIDDAAFTPPVNNAFDDLLDAKLGLNTRP; from the coding sequence ATGCTACATAATTTTAAAACAGCTCTTCAAACCGAACGTATTAAAATAAAAAGGTCTGGAATCTTTACTCTAGGCTTTATTCTAGCCCTAATCATGCCATTGCTATATTTTACTATTCAAATTATACAAGGTGATATGTACAATGATCGAATAGTGGATACCAACTTCTATTTTCATTTTTACAAAAATCCACTTGCTGGATTAACAGGATTCTTTTTGCCGCTTTTAATTATTATTACCGCTAGTAAAATAGCACAAATAGATCATAAAAATAAAGGTTGGCAACTTATGGAAATGCAACCCATTTCAAAGTTGTCTATTTATTTCTCTAAGTTTTTGATTCTTTGTTTTAATGTGTTCTTAACAGTATTGCTATATACGGTTGCTAGTCTGTTTTTTGCATGGTTGTACCATACATTTTCAGATGTTCATGAATCTTATGATATGAGTTTGCCGCTTTCAGAAATAGGTTATGCAAGTATTAAAGTCTTTGTTGCCTCGTTGGCTATTTTAGCTTTTCAGTATGCGCTTTCTGTTATTATTTCTGGGTTTATTTGGTCTTTAGTGATTGGTTTTGCCATGTTACTAGCGCAACTATTTCTGTCTTCTTTTCAAATAGATTTGAGATGGTATCCACATAATTTTCTATTTGTCTCGGGCATGAATCCTACAGGTGGATTATTAGGGTCCTTTTTTCTTCCTGCGGAGTGGCTGAGTATGGTTTATACCGTCTTTTTTCTTTTTGTAGGTTATCATTGGTATCGATTTAAAGGTTTTTATTCCGCTTTCGCGAAAGCGGTACCTAGAGCAATTACTTCACTACTTATTCTAGCCGTTTGCTCGGGACTAGCTTATTATTTAATCATGCCTAAAACTTTAGAGGCATTTGACAAAACGGTTGTTAAAGGAACTATAAGCTCAGACAAAAATTTTAAGAACATTTATGTCAGAGATATTATGACTCAAGATACGATGGCGGTCATTGCAGTAAAGAATAATAAGTTCAGGCATGAATTTAAAGAAGAACTGGCACCTCAGTTTTATAATATACAGTTTGATAAATATAATGCAATAGATATATTTATGGGCGCTAACGACAGCATACAATTAAAAGAAACCTTGTACGGAAAGGATGCTAGCGTCTCCGTTTTAGGGACAAGAATTTCAGAAAACAAACAGCAAATATTTTATGGCACTACTGGTTTTAGTTATGTGGGTTATCAAATAGAAAATAATTCATCTCTTGAAAAAGTGGCGTATTATATGAAAGAGATTTATAGTGAATATGAGGAAGATTTAAGCGAGTTAAAAAACAGTATATCTGTAGACCACATAAAAGCTAGAGAAGATTTTTTAAATCGTTCTAAAAAATTAATTGCTGTAAAGCATATCAATAAATGGAACAACTATTTAAAGAAAAAGGCCATTTACAATCCAGAAGTACCAGTGGTGCTAACACCTGATATGAATGTACTACTTAGTAGTGTTAGTTATACAGATGACGCCTTGTTAAGTGACAGATTGTATTTCGACTTTATAAAAAATCATCTAGCAGACTCTAATAAAGAGGCTATAGATCAAGGTAAAACAAATTTAGAATTAATAGCAGATTTAGAGGAAGGTACTTTTAAGAATAAGATGTTATTTACCGAGATCAGATCTCAATTAAATGATCAAGTTAAAATAGCTCAAAGAGATTCTATTTTTAATGCATTTGCTGCGGTAGTAACTAATGATTCTTATCGTGATATTCTCGATTACCAGCGCAAGTCCTTGAATAAACTAAGTAGAGGAGTAGAGGCAGTAGATTTTTTATCGATGGACAAAGATGGCAAACAATACACACTAGCCGACTTTAAAGGAAAATACGTTCTTATTGATTCCTGGGCGAGTTGGTGTGGTCCATGCAAGGCGCAAGAACCGTATTATGTAAAGAAGATGATCAAGTACAGAAAAGAAAACATAGTTTTTGTAAGCATGAATATGGACGAGAAAGAAAGCAATTGGTTAGAAGATCTTACCGAAATGAATACCGAAATAGTGCAACTAAGACCTTTAAATGTGGATGCTTATGGAGCACTTTACAATATAGACAGTATTCCTAGATATATTCTTATAGCTCCTGATGGAACAATTGATGACGCTGCATTTACACCGCCTGTGAATAATGCTTTTGATGACTTATTAGATGCTAAGTTAGGTTTGAACACGCGGCCTTAG
- a CDS encoding ABC transporter ATP-binding protein, producing MIEPIIELKNLSFSYSKNQPILKNINLNVPQGSIYGFLGPNGAGKSTTMQLLTDILQDHDGDIKMFGKSLKEQTPQIFTKIGALVESPALYLHLTGYENLKCITTLKSIDQKRIPEVLKLVGLEGKGDLKAKKYSLGMKQRLAIAMTLLGDPELLLLDEPVNGLDPSGITEVRELLVKLNKELGLTIFISSHLLSEIEKMCTHVGIIHHGELKFEGTMGQLAQRSSKHQITIHTVNAAQQLLLIQEKYKHSKVINENQFQVTLNSKEETPQLAQYAIEKGVPLYQIKAEDGLENWFLSLTK from the coding sequence ATGATAGAACCAATCATAGAACTCAAAAACCTATCTTTTTCTTACTCTAAGAATCAGCCTATTCTTAAAAACATCAATTTGAATGTGCCTCAAGGTTCTATTTATGGTTTTTTAGGACCTAATGGTGCTGGTAAATCTACGACCATGCAATTGCTTACTGATATATTACAAGATCACGATGGCGATATAAAAATGTTTGGCAAATCATTAAAAGAGCAAACACCACAGATTTTTACAAAAATAGGGGCACTGGTAGAATCACCAGCTTTGTATTTACATCTTACGGGCTATGAGAATTTAAAGTGCATCACGACATTAAAAAGCATTGATCAAAAACGTATTCCAGAAGTATTAAAATTAGTAGGTCTTGAAGGTAAAGGCGATTTAAAGGCTAAAAAATATTCTCTAGGAATGAAACAACGTCTCGCCATTGCAATGACATTGCTGGGCGATCCAGAATTATTGCTTCTAGATGAACCTGTAAATGGTCTTGACCCTTCGGGTATTACTGAGGTGAGAGAATTATTAGTCAAATTAAACAAGGAATTAGGCCTTACAATTTTTATTTCCAGCCATTTATTAAGTGAGATAGAGAAAATGTGCACTCATGTAGGTATTATCCATCACGGAGAATTAAAATTTGAAGGTACGATGGGCCAACTTGCTCAACGATCGAGTAAACATCAAATCACCATTCATACAGTAAATGCTGCGCAGCAATTACTTCTCATTCAAGAAAAATATAAACATTCAAAGGTGATCAATGAAAACCAATTTCAAGTTACCTTAAACAGTAAAGAAGAAACTCCACAACTAGCTCAATATGCGATTGAAAAAGGAGTTCCATTATATCAAATCAAGGCAGAGGATGGTTTAGAAAACTGGTTTCTTTCACTTACAAAATAA
- a CDS encoding VF530 family DNA-binding protein translates to MVLVEIKEKEIKKQVNNPLHGVKLSYMLEKLVDHYGWNELGDRIRINSFNSNPGIKSSLKFLRKTDWARKKVEDLYLFTFEE, encoded by the coding sequence ATGGTTCTAGTGGAGATCAAAGAAAAAGAGATCAAAAAGCAAGTTAACAACCCATTGCACGGTGTTAAACTTTCTTATATGTTAGAAAAACTAGTCGATCATTACGGCTGGAACGAACTGGGCGATCGCATCAGAATCAATTCTTTTAATTCCAATCCAGGTATCAAATCCAGTTTGAAATTCCTAAGAAAAACCGACTGGGCTAGAAAGAAAGTAGAAGATTTGTATTTGTTTACTTTTGAGGAGTAG
- a CDS encoding SixA phosphatase family protein: MKKIFFILSLALVSCFNSDAEKTPEEKAKENLTTFYFIRHAEKATDQGDDPGLTEKGQKRAEQWVNYFFLKEVDHVISSDYNRTKATAVPLAKAKKLGVEIYQVKEVSGTSLLETYRGKTVALYGHSNTINAYANQLQNDQVYKDLEETDYDHFFIVRIDKEGNSNAVMESIDFMD, from the coding sequence ATGAAAAAAATATTTTTTATACTCTCCTTAGCCTTGGTTTCCTGCTTTAATTCTGATGCAGAAAAAACACCTGAGGAAAAGGCAAAAGAAAACTTAACGACCTTTTATTTTATACGTCACGCAGAGAAGGCTACCGATCAAGGTGACGATCCAGGGTTGACAGAAAAAGGACAGAAAAGGGCAGAGCAATGGGTGAATTATTTCTTTTTAAAAGAAGTAGATCACGTGATCTCCTCTGACTATAATAGAACAAAAGCGACGGCAGTGCCACTTGCTAAAGCAAAGAAACTAGGTGTAGAAATCTACCAAGTAAAAGAAGTATCTGGCACCTCTCTTTTAGAGACCTATAGAGGTAAAACAGTAGCGCTTTACGGTCATAGCAATACGATCAATGCCTATGCAAATCAACTTCAAAACGACCAGGTGTATAAAGACCTGGAAGAAACGGATTACGATCATTTTTTTATTGTGCGCATCGATAAAGAAGGTAATTCTAATGCGGTCATGGAGTCTATAGATTTTATGGACTAA